From the Theobroma cacao cultivar B97-61/B2 chromosome 2, Criollo_cocoa_genome_V2, whole genome shotgun sequence genome, one window contains:
- the LOC108660772 gene encoding 4-hydroxybenzoate geranyltransferase 2-like yields the protein MASLSLTHASRRLLTPSLSFSQLRTRIIKNLAFDSQFMSRSFSRKNSVLLSSNFRTRIACMLRTASPGGKDDQKPSGETEKVGGVSSWIDYLPREIQSYAKLARVEKAIGTWLLIWPFAWSATLAAPTGSLPDFKTLALFASSAPLLRGAACTINDILDRDIDRMVERTKLRPIASGAVTPFQGLCFFAFQLILSHGILLQLINYSPIYEASLIFLMSTYPLMKRFTYWASAYLGLTINWGTLFGSYAIKASLIPSILLPLYMSGIFWTLVYDTIYAHQDKEDDNKVGVKSTALKFGDSSKEWITAFAIACISSLALSGYNAEIGWPYYVFLAAASGQLAWQVGTANLSSPADCSRKFVSNKWFGALTFGGVSLGRVFP from the exons ATGGCATCACTTTCGCTCACTCATGCTTCACGCAGGCTCCTcactccctctctctctttttcacaGCTAAGAACAAGGATAATAAAGAATCTTGCTTTCGACAGCCAATTCATGAGTCGATCTTTTTCCAGGAAAAATTCCGTTTTgctttcctcaaattttaGAACCCGAATTGCTTGCATGTTAAGAACCGCATCTCCAGGAGGCAAGGATGATCAAAAGCCAAGTGGCGAAACTGAGAAAGTTGGTGGGGTTTCATCGTGGATTGATTACTTACCCAGAGAAATTCAGTCTTACGCTAAGCTTGCTCGCGTGGAGAAGGCCATCGGTACATGGTTATTGATTTGGCCCTTTGCATG GTCAGCTACGTTGGCAGCACCGACTGGAAGCCTTCCTGATTTCAAGACGTTAGCTCTATTTGCTTCTTCAGCTCCACTTTTGAGGGGTGCTGCTTGTACCATAAATGATATCCTGGACCGTGATATTGATAGAATG GTGGAGCGTACAAAACTGAGGCCGATCGCGAGTGGCGCTGTCACTCCATTTCAAGGACTTTGTTTTTTTGcgtttcaattaattttgagtcATGGAATTCTCCTCCAACTCATCAATTATAG CCCGATCTATGAGGCTTCATTGATCTTTCTAATGTCTACCTATCCTCTCATGAAGAGGTTCACATATTGG GCCTCGGCGTACTTAGGCTTGACCATCAACTGGGGGACCTTGTTCGGCTCGTATGCAATTAAAGCAAGCTTAATACCCTCCATTCTGTTACCTTTGTACATGTCTGGTATATTTTGGACTCTTGTGTACGATACCATATATGCGCACCAG GATAAAGAAGATGATAACAAAGTTGGTGTTAAATCCACAGCCTTGAAATTTGGTGATTCATCGAAGGAGTGGATTACTGCGTTTGCAATTGCATGCATCAGTAGTCTGGCTCTAAGCGGATACAATGCTGAAATAG GCTGGCCTTATTATGTGTTTCTGGCCGCTGCATCTGGACAATTAGCTTGGCAGGTAGGAACTGCTAATCTGTCATCCCCAGCTGATTGCAGCAGAAA GTTTGTGTCCAACAAATGGTTTGGTGCCCTTACTTTCGGTGGGGTTTCATTGGGAAGAGTCTTCCCTTAA